In a genomic window of Bacteroidales bacterium:
- a CDS encoding four helix bundle protein yields MGKYEELLAFQISYGLAKKVFINSKGFPKEEIYSLTDQLRRSSRSICVNIVEAYRKRIYPKHFISKLSDADGECSETLVWLKMAYDFNYLDKNTFNELNEEYERVGRIIGSMMKNPEKFR; encoded by the coding sequence GGGAAAATATGAAGAATTATTGGCTTTTCAAATCAGCTATGGTTTAGCAAAGAAGGTTTTTATTAATTCAAAAGGATTTCCGAAGGAGGAGATATATAGTTTAACCGATCAGTTAAGACGATCATCGAGATCTATTTGTGTAAACATTGTAGAAGCTTACCGTAAAAGGATTTATCCAAAACATTTTATTTCAAAACTATCTGATGCAGATGGAGAGTGTTCCGAAACCCTTGTTTGGCTAAAAATGGCATATGATTTTAATTATCTGGATAAGAACACTTTCAATGAATTAAATGAAGAGTATGAAAGAGTTGGGCGGATAATTGGATCTATGATGAAAAATCCAGAGAAATTTCGCTAA